CGACGAGACCAAGATGGGTGTTGCAGTGGGTGCGGGAGTCGAAGTTCCGGCAGGCGAGTCGATCAATCTGATTGTGCAAGGAGTATTGCGAATTGTGTCTTCTGACAAGCTTACAGGCGGAGATAATCTCTCGTTTCTGGGTGTGACCGCGGGGCTGGTGTTCTAGCGGCCGTCTCATCTGAACGGCATGGATACGTCAGTGTCTCCGCTCCATCCTGCGGACGAAGTGCGGATGGAGCCCGGAATTGCTGTGCGTCTGGCGAAAGCTCCGGCAGGCTTCGTGTTCCGGCGTGACAGTGTGCGTACGGCGGGATGCATGGGGTTAGTGCTCACCTTCCGCCCGGGCATTCTCAGAAATCAGTTGACATGCTGAAATATCGGGTGGTAATGTCCGTCTGATTTATGCCCTTAACTATGCCAGATCCATTCCGAAGCTACCGCAGCAAGCGGTGTTTGTGTCTAAGGGGAGGATCGCTCCTCTTCCTCGCTCTCACGTTGTTCTCCTCCTACCCGTCTTGGGCCGGCGGCAGATGGTACGACTTCTACAACGACGGCCTTCGGATGATGAAAGAAGAGAACTGGCAGGGCGCCATCGCAGAGTTCACAAAAGCCGTTGCTGTCGAGTCCAACGATGCGCAGAAAATCCGCACATACGGAGTCAATTTCGTGGAGTACTTCCCTCACAGGGAGATGGGAATCTGCTACTTCAATCTTGGAGATTTTCAGAACGCGATCAGCGAGCTTGAAAGATCGATGAAGACGGTGTTCTCTGCCCGGGCGCGGGAGTACCTCGAAAAAGCCAAGGCCGCCTCCGGAGGCGCGGGACAGGCAGTCACGGCGCCGCCAAAGGTCATTCCTCAGGAAACTCAGGTACCATCACAGGGGCCTTCCATCACGATCACGAAGCCCCTTGAGAATGAGACTATGGCAACTTCGAAACTGACGGTTCAGGGCTTTGCCGTTGACGGAAACAGCGTCACTTCTGTGACAGTAAATGGGATACCGGTGAAGGTGCTTCAGGGGAAGAGGGTGGACTTCAGTCAGGACGTGGCTCTTAGGCCCGGTGAGAATACGATTACCGTTTCTTCTGCTAACTCACGGGGAGTTTCTTCCACGAAGTCAGTGATGGTGAGAATCGCTGAAGAGAAAGCCAGGAAAGTTGGCTCCAAACTCAGCGTCGCTGTTCTTCCTTTCGAGGCCAAGGGGGGGGCGCAGACCCTTGGCGAGATGGTGCTGGATAAGCTCACTACATCTCTCGTCAATCTGCAGAGATTCAATGTTATGGAACGGAGCAAACTCGAAGAACTTCTGAAAGAGCAGAAGCTCGGAATGACAGGCGTTATTGACGCATCAACCGCTGCCCAGGTAGGTAAGAACATCGGAGTCGAGGGAATCTTCCTGGGGAGCGTTAGTCTTTCCGGGAATCTTGCCAGTATTGATGCAAGGCTAATTGACACTGCCTCAGGCTCGATATTGAGTGCAAGAGATGTTTCCTCCAGCACCTCCACGATAGAGAATGTCAAGAAGATGGTTGATGACCTTGTCCAGAAGGTTGCGAATGATATCCCGATCCTCGCTGGAACTGTAATCCAGGTTGAAGGCGATCTAGTCTACCTGGACATCGGATCGAACCGCGGGACAAGGAAGGGAATGAAATTTGTGATCTACAGGGAGGGTGAACCAATCAAGCACCCCGTCACCGGAGAAGTCCTCGGTACGAAAATCGAAGAGTTGGGTGATGTGGCTATCACAGAACCCATGGACAGGATGTGTGCCGCACTAGTTGTGAGAAGAATCGGCGGAACTATTGAAGTAGGGAGTAAAGCTATCACCAAGTGAG
The nucleotide sequence above comes from Candidatus Eisenbacteria bacterium. Encoded proteins:
- a CDS encoding CsgG/HfaB family protein — translated: MCLRGGSLLFLALTLFSSYPSWAGGRWYDFYNDGLRMMKEENWQGAIAEFTKAVAVESNDAQKIRTYGVNFVEYFPHREMGICYFNLGDFQNAISELERSMKTVFSARAREYLEKAKAASGGAGQAVTAPPKVIPQETQVPSQGPSITITKPLENETMATSKLTVQGFAVDGNSVTSVTVNGIPVKVLQGKRVDFSQDVALRPGENTITVSSANSRGVSSTKSVMVRIAEEKARKVGSKLSVAVLPFEAKGGAQTLGEMVLDKLTTSLVNLQRFNVMERSKLEELLKEQKLGMTGVIDASTAAQVGKNIGVEGIFLGSVSLSGNLASIDARLIDTASGSILSARDVSSSTSTIENVKKMVDDLVQKVANDIPILAGTVIQVEGDLVYLDIGSNRGTRKGMKFVIYREGEPIKHPVTGEVLGTKIEELGDVAITEPMDRMCAALVVRRIGGTIEVGSKAITK